One window from the genome of Erwinia sorbitola encodes:
- the thiL gene encoding thiamine-phosphate kinase, which yields MACGEFELIARYFDRVTSSRRDVEKGIGDDCALLGVPEKQTLAISTDTLVEGVHFLRDIHPADLGYKALAVNLSDLAAMGADPAWLTLALTLPEINEEWLKDFSDSLFELLDYYDMQLIGGDTTRGPLSMTLGIHGLVPQGRALKRSGARVGDWIYVTGTLGDSAAGLALLQHHMKINDPAVHEALIKRHLRPMPRILQGQALRDLASSAIDLSDGLISDLGHILKASDCGARLNLDALPLSAVLRQHFEPQQALRWALSGGEDYELCFTVPEINRGALDVALGYLGVPFTCVGQIAPQSEGLTLLQDDKPVEMNLKGFDHFGSR from the coding sequence ATGGCTTGTGGCGAATTTGAACTGATCGCACGTTATTTTGACCGTGTGACCAGTTCCCGTCGTGATGTTGAAAAAGGCATCGGTGACGACTGCGCATTACTCGGCGTACCGGAAAAACAGACCCTCGCTATCAGCACCGACACGCTGGTAGAAGGCGTGCATTTTCTGCGTGATATTCATCCCGCCGACCTCGGTTACAAAGCGCTTGCAGTAAACCTCAGCGACCTGGCTGCCATGGGTGCCGATCCCGCATGGCTGACGCTGGCCCTGACGCTGCCTGAAATTAACGAAGAGTGGTTGAAGGATTTCAGCGACAGTCTGTTTGAGCTGCTGGACTACTACGATATGCAGTTGATTGGTGGCGATACCACGCGCGGGCCACTCAGCATGACGTTGGGTATCCACGGCCTTGTGCCACAGGGCAGGGCGCTGAAGCGCAGCGGCGCACGGGTCGGTGACTGGATTTACGTTACCGGCACGCTGGGCGATAGCGCGGCAGGGCTGGCGCTGCTCCAGCACCATATGAAAATTAACGATCCCGCCGTCCATGAAGCCCTGATCAAGCGCCATCTGCGGCCGATGCCGCGAATCCTTCAGGGGCAGGCGCTGCGCGATCTGGCCAGTTCGGCTATCGATCTCTCTGACGGATTGATCTCCGATCTTGGCCATATTCTCAAGGCCAGCGACTGTGGTGCGCGTCTTAATCTTGATGCCCTGCCGCTGTCAGCCGTCCTCAGGCAGCACTTCGAGCCGCAGCAGGCGCTGCGCTGGGCATTAAGCGGAGGCGAAGATTATGAACTCTGCTTTACCGTACCAGAGATAAACCGTGGTGCGCTGGACGTGGCGCTGGGCTATCTTGGCGTGCCGTTTACCTGCGTCGGGCAGATTGCTCCGCAGTCGGAAGGCTTAACGCTGTTGCAGGACGATAAGCCGGTAGAGATGAACCTGAAAGGATTTGACCATTTTGGCTCGCGCTAA